One window from the genome of Flavobacterium agricola encodes:
- a CDS encoding class I SAM-dependent methyltransferase, with translation MMQNNITSRVIETKLIPWRELKFIQQDDFKEWINNGDKRLLESIKKYQFIDPFKVWHNEGVNYCLDGKHRYKDLELAVQNGLDVPEMLPATFVECSDIKEAAELVLVYSSAYAKITQQGLYDFVQNYNIDFPDVSGLINIPEFDDIEFQGLLNKMDTTTVKEEIIPTSLKEVFIMPPFSVLDSRQGDWQKRKRIWTEIIKSQETREEVELIAKSGQSSAIYELRNKMRDNLGREPDWDEIIAYAKKKGMHVYEGASIFDPVLCELLYRWFCYENGVVLDPFAGGSVRGIIADVLGNTYHGIDIREDQVKANERQALELNLNKVFWHTGDSNQVLDDLNLEPVDFVFSCPPYADLEKYSDDPADLSNMDYEQFKDVYYSIIKKSVAKLKEERFACFVVGDVRDKKGFYYNFVSDTIEAFKQAGMELYNEIILINVAGSLAIRAKRQFNNGRKVGKMHQNVLVFYKGDPKKIKENYPELNLDYDLEELNNQPNIAL, from the coding sequence ATGATGCAAAACAATATTACTTCTAGGGTAATAGAAACAAAATTAATTCCGTGGCGAGAACTTAAGTTCATTCAGCAAGATGATTTCAAAGAATGGATAAATAATGGGGATAAGCGCCTTTTAGAATCCATTAAAAAATATCAGTTTATAGATCCTTTTAAAGTATGGCATAATGAAGGTGTAAACTACTGCTTAGATGGTAAACACAGATATAAGGATTTAGAATTAGCTGTTCAAAATGGTTTAGATGTTCCTGAAATGCTACCTGCGACCTTTGTCGAGTGTTCTGATATAAAAGAAGCTGCAGAATTAGTTTTGGTTTATTCATCTGCTTATGCAAAAATTACCCAACAAGGTTTATATGATTTTGTACAAAATTATAATATTGACTTTCCAGATGTATCAGGGCTAATTAATATTCCGGAGTTTGATGATATCGAGTTTCAAGGGTTGTTAAACAAAATGGATACAACAACGGTTAAAGAGGAAATCATTCCAACATCATTAAAAGAGGTTTTTATCATGCCACCTTTTTCTGTTTTAGATTCTAGGCAAGGAGATTGGCAAAAGCGTAAACGCATATGGACTGAAATCATAAAGAGTCAAGAAACTCGCGAAGAAGTAGAACTTATTGCTAAAAGTGGTCAATCATCAGCTATTTATGAACTTAGAAACAAGATGCGTGATAACTTGGGCCGTGAACCCGATTGGGATGAAATCATCGCCTATGCTAAGAAAAAAGGAATGCACGTCTACGAGGGAGCAAGCATCTTTGATCCTGTTCTTTGTGAATTACTTTATAGATGGTTTTGCTATGAAAATGGGGTAGTGCTAGATCCATTCGCTGGTGGAAGTGTACGAGGAATTATTGCCGATGTATTAGGAAATACTTACCATGGAATTGACATTCGAGAAGATCAAGTAAAAGCAAATGAACGTCAAGCTCTTGAATTAAATTTAAATAAGGTATTTTGGCACACAGGAGATTCTAACCAAGTTTTAGATGATTTAAATCTCGAACCGGTAGATTTTGTTTTTAGTTGCCCTCCTTATGCAGATTTAGAAAAATACTCAGATGATCCGGCTGATTTATCTAATATGGATTATGAGCAATTCAAAGATGTATATTATAGCATCATTAAAAAATCGGTTGCTAAACTAAAAGAAGAACGTTTTGCTTGTTTTGTCGTTGGTGATGTACGGGACAAGAAAGGTTTTTATTACAATTTTGTAAGTGATACCATAGAGGCTTTTAAACAAGCAGGAATGGAATTATACAATGAGATTATTTTGATAAACGTAGCCGGTTCATTAGCTATTAGAGCCAAACGTCAGTTCAATAATGGTCGTAAAGTTGGTAAAATGCATCAGAATGTGTTAGTATTTTACAAAGGAGATCCTAAAAAAATAAAGGAAAATTATCCGGAATTAAACCTTGATTATGACTTGGAAGAGCTAAATAATCAACCCAATATTGCTCTATAA
- the terL gene encoding phage terminase large subunit, protein MALTEHELAELEMLLIQQRADVLRGSLFEFMKEFWNVLYSNDYEHNWHMEYICDEYQLVVDKYVLGFETPRLPLDKWYKGFGRNIKKNLVCSISPGTGKSTVISRASTGWLWSNDAGKTELNNTISDSNSNGFSKDSKDVVESAKYQMYFPEVKIRKDVSAKTFFETNKKGIRYSSTTMSKDKTGKHADVLKDDDQMDYNTAQSPVEAKRCIEGFKAMQSRKKDKRKTPYILFMQRLSMNDTVKHALKVFGDDVTYICLPAENKHNNVIPSELNKYYIDGLLDPNRLSLEVLDKEKKGLNDDTKPMSEMAYEIQYNQLEVSAEGLMYPKLNFVPTLPDERGEAIRMSFTDVADTGADYLCTWFIEINQGKIYVFDCIYTQAGSNVTIPLLKNKIEIHGSIINKVEVNNQGSVFVSILRSQGVNVSGYSNTGNKEARIESYAQFIDFFYFVQDNSDPNFNAAIKHLQTFPRIGKAEDGHDDAEDALTESFRYLYTNYRHLLQKFE, encoded by the coding sequence ATGGCATTAACTGAGCATGAATTAGCTGAGTTAGAAATGCTTTTGATTCAGCAACGTGCCGATGTTTTGCGTGGTAGTTTGTTCGAATTCATGAAAGAGTTTTGGAATGTACTCTATTCTAATGACTATGAACATAATTGGCACATGGAGTACATTTGTGATGAATACCAGCTTGTAGTTGATAAATATGTTTTAGGCTTTGAAACTCCACGTTTACCATTAGATAAATGGTATAAAGGCTTTGGAAGAAATATTAAGAAAAATCTTGTTTGTAGCATTTCTCCAGGAACCGGAAAAAGTACAGTAATTAGTAGGGCTTCTACCGGTTGGCTATGGAGTAATGATGCCGGAAAGACCGAATTGAATAATACTATTTCAGATAGTAACTCTAATGGATTCAGTAAAGATTCAAAGGACGTGGTAGAGTCTGCCAAATATCAAATGTATTTTCCTGAAGTTAAAATTAGAAAAGACGTATCGGCCAAAACATTCTTCGAAACGAATAAAAAAGGAATTCGATATTCATCAACTACTATGAGTAAGGACAAAACGGGTAAACACGCTGACGTTTTGAAAGATGATGACCAAATGGATTACAATACTGCTCAAAGTCCTGTTGAAGCAAAGCGATGTATTGAAGGATTTAAAGCGATGCAATCACGTAAAAAAGACAAACGAAAAACGCCTTATATTTTATTCATGCAACGGTTATCAATGAATGATACTGTGAAACACGCTTTAAAAGTTTTTGGAGATGATGTTACTTATATCTGTTTGCCAGCTGAAAATAAGCATAATAATGTTATTCCTTCAGAATTAAATAAATATTACATAGATGGACTACTGGACCCAAACAGACTGAGCTTAGAGGTTCTTGACAAAGAAAAGAAAGGATTGAATGATGATACCAAGCCAATGTCTGAAATGGCCTATGAGATTCAATACAATCAATTAGAAGTTTCTGCTGAAGGGTTAATGTATCCAAAACTTAATTTTGTACCAACCTTACCAGATGAAAGAGGTGAAGCGATACGAATGTCTTTTACTGATGTAGCTGATACAGGAGCCGACTATCTGTGTACTTGGTTTATTGAAATCAATCAAGGTAAGATTTATGTTTTTGATTGTATTTATACACAAGCAGGATCCAATGTAACTATTCCTTTGCTTAAAAATAAGATTGAAATCCATGGTTCTATTATCAATAAGGTTGAAGTTAATAATCAAGGCAGTGTCTTCGTTTCTATTTTGAGAAGTCAAGGAGTTAATGTTTCTGGATATAGTAATACAGGAAATAAAGAGGCTCGTATTGAATCATATGCTCAATTTATTGATTTCTTTTATTTCGTTCAGGATAATTCAGATCCGAATTTCAATGCAGCGATAAAACACTTACAAACCTTTCCAAGAATTGGTAAAGCTGAAGATGGCCATGATGATGCTGAAGATGCGCTTACAGAGTCTTTCAGATATTTATATACAAATTATAGGCATTTATTACAAAAATTTGAATAA
- a CDS encoding phage portal protein → MNQIAKRVSNVKFESLDGRSNELLEKINNPNNYQTKVEFLKEFCIFLLSSGYTAIWKKYNAFGVFSSLELININPDTIGFNLNSISFTHQAIKHTVDYEQIIFFYDIRKCDTDYAISRLKPLKSQIDNIRNAQKAKGIQIDNSGTTIVSPKASTSNNIMEEGLDGPVPTKVMGPNGMIQKTQKEVMEEKLTSRGLKNRIIVSSKGMDAVNLSAQLNNVKFHEIVETDVLAFCDAFSFPPELTPYGKRATFDNKELAEIALMESEIIPISENFAKSMMSVFPKRGEVFPSFKHINAMSLIEERIQKTNGTTIDQLTVLLEKEIISKEEFRKILQTKKIIENGKSR, encoded by the coding sequence ATCAACCAAATCGCTAAGCGCGTTTCAAACGTAAAATTTGAAAGTCTTGATGGCAGATCAAATGAGTTACTTGAAAAAATAAACAATCCCAACAATTATCAAACTAAAGTCGAATTCCTAAAAGAATTCTGCATTTTCCTTTTATCTAGTGGCTATACTGCTATTTGGAAAAAATATAATGCCTTTGGTGTTTTCAGTTCTTTGGAGCTTATAAATATTAATCCTGATACGATAGGTTTTAATCTTAATTCTATAAGCTTCACACATCAAGCAATTAAGCATACAGTTGATTACGAACAAATCATTTTCTTTTACGACATCAGAAAATGTGATACAGATTATGCTATTTCTAGGCTTAAACCCTTAAAGTCGCAAATCGATAATATTCGTAATGCACAAAAAGCAAAAGGTATTCAAATAGACAATTCAGGAACTACGATAGTTTCTCCTAAGGCTTCAACATCTAATAACATTATGGAAGAAGGACTTGACGGTCCAGTTCCTACAAAAGTTATGGGACCTAACGGAATGATTCAGAAAACTCAGAAAGAAGTAATGGAAGAGAAACTGACTTCAAGAGGCTTGAAAAACAGAATCATTGTTTCTTCAAAGGGTATGGATGCTGTTAATCTTTCTGCCCAGCTTAACAATGTAAAGTTTCATGAAATTGTAGAGACAGATGTACTTGCTTTTTGTGATGCCTTTTCATTTCCTCCAGAACTTACACCTTATGGTAAAAGAGCAACTTTTGATAACAAAGAATTGGCTGAAATTGCCCTTATGGAAAGTGAAATTATTCCAATATCAGAAAACTTTGCTAAATCAATGATGAGTGTATTTCCAAAAAGAGGAGAGGTATTTCCAAGTTTCAAGCATATCAATGCCATGTCTTTAATCGAGGAAAGAATTCAAAAAACAAACGGTACAACAATCGATCAGCTAACTGTTTTATTAGAAAAAGAAATAATAAGCAAGGAAGAGTTTCGAAAAATATTACAAACTAAAAAAATCATTGAAAATGGTAAATCTCGATAA